A window of the Lactuca sativa cultivar Salinas chromosome 5, Lsat_Salinas_v11, whole genome shotgun sequence genome harbors these coding sequences:
- the LOC111894847 gene encoding uncharacterized protein LOC111894847: MASKSDFAQKLLHDLRLRKERMGVSQSSARPNATTRDAYRNPGNLQRGSRQTKSLESIGGPKMANQQQMYGGSSRVPAIKESSQQIVSYVGGRHHRSGSTGDFPVAFTYAVKNGGKLLNVDFSGSGNANAMIDFLHQIGRGSLDVGNTRKETSLVKHSTSNGGVVVPPLTTTQIKEISKGVQNLYQILRSSSNGVNMDKHSMDVGKELLKGAKGLEESLRMLVNMQEASELMVHPQRKNRITLLEVDQDDENDSSKIVDQNQVALPRFSFDKPSKRSNLLVQTDGFSKLSTHRRSTSYGEESLISVSNSTTSNVKNNSEKGRISNVIAKLMGLEEVPRKIDSESTRNESIIQVNKSLKPPKDGIPPLKDQKPQQIHEFDKNGAPKPMRTVNNVAMKQRSDQLPEKQDRAHNGETKEKIQHKRRSVEVVANLRQERVEKKKTIRMEKSNEIKLVPRNNQTKEQENRTSQKGKQESQQIKQVKSRDLPSKVSHMQPSYEHNLKPKDATPKAQESKPERTESNVKEKVVTRKKVDSMVLRRTEAPLKDEVMKRRNGTRTLKNLGTPSKHRLSVLKETQRKDVQQLVSVSLKPEETNIKISNPKKPEEKIQVNDKVPICEDNIKIAPQETQEITVTIKHEGSSDKRIKTRNLSENKPKKAFQSGTVALTENEKQLKEILIKDQLFLSTTETLFNFNIPIGFLHVDDHNHRSEETKLKLDCGYEIVRRKARSQELSTHPYMKPSIGDTTIRFLDELVKQLYKDFESLRLYGRNTHNEYDEANYLHHMLERDIYNKNPDTNSFWDFGWHTMTFTFVEKDEFVNDVERDVLHRLVDEMVDDLLSMA, encoded by the exons ATGGCATCCAAGTCCGACTTTGCACAGAAGTTGCTGCATGATCTGCGACTCAGGAAAGAACGAATGGGTGTGTCTCAGAGCTCGGCTCGACCCAACGCTACAACCAGAG ATGCATATAGAAACCCAGGAAATCTGCAGAGAGGATCTAGACAAACGAAATCACTCGAATCT ATTGGTGGACCAAAAATGGCGAACCAACAACAGATGTATGGAGGATCATCCCGAGTCCCGGCCATCAAAGAATCATCCCAACAAATTGTTTCGTATGTCGGTGGCCGACACCATAGATCGGGATCCACCGGAGATTTTCCGGTGGCATTCACTTACGCCGTCAAAAATGGCGGAAAACTATTAAACGTGGATTTTTCAGGGTCTGGTAATGCTAACGCAATGATAGATTTCTTGCATCAGATTGGTCGGGGATCACTAGACGTTGGCAACACACGAAAAGAGACAAGTCTAGTGAAACATAGTACTTCAAATGGTGGTGTCGTTGTGCCTCCACTCACCActactcaaatcaaggagatttcaAAAGGGGTTCAGAATCTTTACCAAATATTAAGATCAAGTTCTAATGGAGTGAACATGGATAAACATTCAATGGATGTTGGAAAAGAGTTGTTGAAAGGTGCTAAGGGTTTAGAAGAGTCTTTAAGGATGCTTGTGAACATGCAAGAAGCTTCTGAGTTGATGGTTCACCCACAACGAAAGAATCGAATCACTTTACTAGAAGTTGATCAAGATGATGAAAACGATAGTTCAAAGATCGTTGACCAGAATCAAGTTGCTTTGCCTCGGTTCTCTTTCGACAAGCCTTCTAAAAGGTCTAATCTTTTGGTTCAAACCGATGGTTTTTCTAAGTTATCAACTCATCGGAGGTCCACAAGCTATGGTGAGGAAAGCCTAATAAGTGTTTCTAATTCTACTACATCGAATGTGAAGAACAACTCGGAAAAAGGGAGGATCTCAAATGTAATCGCGAAACTTATGGGGTTAGAAGAAGTTCCCAGAAAGATAGATTCAGAATCCACTCGTAATGAATCAATAATACAAGTTAACAAGAGTTTGAAACCACCGAAAGATGGTATACCTCCATTAAAAGATCAAAAACCTCAACAAATCCATGAATTTGATAAAAATGGGGCACCAAAACCTATGAGGACTGTAAACAATGTGGCCATGAAACAAAGATCCGATCAACTTCCAGAAAAGCAAGATAGAGCACACAATGGTGAAACAAAAGAGAAGATACAACATAAGCGTAGAAGTGTTGAAGTTGTAGCGAATTTGAGACAAGAAAGAGTGGAAAAGAAGAAAACGATTCGAATGGAGAAGAGTAACGAGATCAAACTCGTTCCAAGAAACAATCAAACAAAAGAACAAGAAAACAGGACGTCCCAAAAAGGCAAACAAGAGTCACAACAAATCAAACAAGTGAAGTCAAGGGATTTGCCTTCAAAAGTGTCTCACATGCAACCTTCTTATGAACATAATCTAAAACCTAAAGATGCAACTCCAAAGGCACAAGAATCAAAACCAGAAAGAACAGAAAGCAACGTGAAAGAGAAGGTGGTGACACGAAAGAAGGTAGATTCGATGGTGTTACGTAGAACTGAAGCCCCTCTAAAAGATGAGGTCATGAAGAGAAGAAATGGAACCCGAACACTCAAGAACTTAGGGACACCATCCAAGCATAGACTTTCTGTGTTGAAAGAAACCCAAAGAAAAGACGTACAACAATTAGTTTCCGTTTCTTTGAAACCAGAAGAAACCAACATCAAAATATCGAATCCCAAGAAACCGGAAGAAAAAATCCAAGTAAATGACAAG GTACCAATATGCGAAGATAATATCAAGATTGCTCCTCAAGAAACCCAAGAAATCACAGTTACCATTAAGCATGAAGGTTCGAGTGATAAAAGGATAAAGACTCGTAATCTTTCGGAAAACAAACCTAAAAAAGCATTTCAATCGGGTACAGTTGCATTGACAGAAAACGAGaagcaactcaaggagattctgaTAAAAGATCAACTTTTTTTAAGCACAACAGAAACCCTTTTCAATTTCAATATACCCATTGGTTTTCTTCATGTCGATGATCATAATCATCGTAGTGAGGAAACTAAGTTGAAGTTAGATTGTGGGTACGAAATAGTTAGACGAAAAGCAAGAAGCCAAGAATTGTCAACTCATCCGTATATGAAGCCCTCCATTGGTGACACGACTATAAGGTTCTTGGATGAATTGGTTAAACAGTTGTATAAAGATTTTGAAAGCTTAAGATTATATGGAAGGAATACACACAACGAGTACGATGAAGCTAATTACTTGCATCATATGCTTGAGAGAGACATTTATAACAAAAACCCCGATACTAATAGTTTTTGGGATTTTGGTTGGCATACGATGACGTTTACATTTGTGGAAAAGGATGAGTTTGTGAATGATGTGGAACGGGATGTGCTTCATAGACTCGTAGATGAGATGGTTGATGATTTGTTGAGCATGGCTTGA